A genomic region of Rhipicephalus sanguineus isolate Rsan-2018 chromosome 1, BIME_Rsan_1.4, whole genome shotgun sequence contains the following coding sequences:
- the LOC119389066 gene encoding uncharacterized protein K02A2.6-like, giving the protein MAVEHQGRQMAAELFVAECSGPALCGHDVILGLGLMHDIQVGAVLGSTEDTSATIMELKADFKDLFQPGTGLMRGPPVNIALKKDANPRFLKARSLPYALRNEVAAELERMCQQGILTPISRSKWATPIVPVVKPDETLRICGDFKVSVNPACDIDKYPLPKVEDIFASLKGDYWFSKLDLREAYCHISLKPEDSYGKMVRRVLQVFRENGIQLREDKCVFGAREVTYLGHRIDREDLHPSERKMEAIMQAPAPQNVQELRSFLGLITYYRSFLPNMSTVLAPLYQLL; this is encoded by the exons ATGGCAGTTGAGCACCAAGGTCGACAAATGGCAGCTGAACTGTTCGTTGCGGAATGTTCGGGACCAGCACTTTGTGGCCATGATGTGATTCTGGGACTGGGTCTCATGCACGACATTCAGGTGGGAGCAGTCCTAGGCTCGACCGAAGATACCTCTGCAACTATAATGGAGCTCAAGGCAGACTTCAAAGATTTGTTCCAGCCAGGTACAGGTCTGATGAGAGGGCCACCAGTCAACATTGCCCTTAAGAAGGATGCTAACCCCAGATTCCTGAAAGCTCGCTCACTCCCATATGCACTCCGCAATGAGGTTGCGGCAGAACTGGAACGCATGTGCCAACAAGGGATTTTGACCCCCATCAGCCGCAGCAAGTGGGCAACACCTATTGTCCCTGTTGTGAAGCCAGACGAAACACTGAGAATCTGTGGAGACTTCAAGGTCTCAGTCAACCCTGCATGTGACATTGACAAGTATCCTCTTCCCAAGGTTGAAGACATCTTTGCATCATTGAAAGGAGACTACTGGTTCTCCAAATTGGATCTTCGTGAAGCATACTGTCACATATCGTTGA AGCCTGAAGATAGCTATGGAAAGATGGTGAGAAGAGTGCTACAGGTCTTCCGTGAAAATGGAATTCAACTGCGGGAGGACAAGTGCGTTTTTGGCGCAAGGGAGGTGACCTACCTTGGACATCGTATTGACCGGGAGGACTTGCATCCATCAGAAAGAAAAATGGAAGCCATCATGCAAGCTCCTGCACCTCAGAATGTCCAGGAACTTAGGTCGTTCCTAGGGTTGATCACCTACTACCGCAGTTTCCTTCCAAACATGTCAACTGTTCTGGCACCACTGTACCAACTTCTTTAG